In Syntrophales bacterium, one genomic interval encodes:
- a CDS encoding secondary thiamine-phosphate synthase enzyme YjbQ: protein MRTVFTVTTTQREELVDITGPIRKIVGEADHSSELCCLFVPGATAAIMIQENWDPNITSDVLSCLRQLIPQGAWLHDRIDGNGDSHIKAGIIGPSETIPIQEGNLLLGTWQNIFLCEFDGPRQKREIIVTLL, encoded by the coding sequence ATGAGAACTGTTTTCACCGTCACCACGACACAGCGGGAAGAGCTTGTGGACATAACCGGTCCCATCCGGAAGATCGTGGGAGAAGCGGATCACTCCTCGGAGCTCTGCTGCCTGTTCGTTCCCGGAGCTACTGCCGCCATCATGATCCAGGAAAACTGGGACCCCAACATTACCTCTGACGTATTGAGCTGCCTTCGGCAATTGATCCCCCAGGGTGCATGGCTTCATGACCGCATTGACGGGAATGGAGACTCCCATATAAAGGCGGGAATTATCGGACCCTCGGAGACCATTCCCATACAGGAGGGAAACCTTCTGCTGGGCACCTGGCAGAACATCTTTCTCTGTGAATTTGACGGTCCCCGCCAAAAACGGGAGATTATCGTCACTCTGCTGTGA